From Campylobacter pinnipediorum subsp. caledonicus:
TTCGCCAAAAAACATAAAAGATAATCCGGCAAATGAATTTGTTGCTAAATTTTTTCAAGCAGGTAATACAATAAATGAATGATTTAATAATTACTTTTAATGAACGTAAATTTGAGCTTTTTGATGCTGTTTTAGAGCACCTTCAAATTTCATTATCATCGCTTTTGATTGCTATTGCTATTGCTGTTCCTTTGGCTATTGTTATTTCTAGTAATAAAAAAATAACAGAAATTGTGTTGCAAGTTACAGGTATTTTTCAGACCATACCATCTTTGGCGCTTCTTGGCCTTTTTATACCTCTTTTTGGGATAGGTGCTGTTCCTGCGGTTATAGCTCTCGTGGTTTATTCTATTTTTCCTATAGTTCAAAATACTATTACCGGACTTAATGAGATAAATCCATCTTTGAAAGAAGCGGCGGAAGCGTTTGGAATGACAAAATGGGAAAAACTTAAAAAATTTGAACTTGCTATTGCTATGCCGGTTATTATTTCTGGTATCCAAACAGCTGCTGTTATGATAATAGGTACAGCCACTTTGGCTGCTTTGATAGGGGCTGGTGGACTTGGGCGTTTTGTATTGCTTGGTATAGATAGAAATAATACATCTTTGATTTTAATTGGAGCTATTTCATCGGCACTTTTAGCGATTTTGTTTAGTATAGGTATTCGTTTTTTAAGAAAGCAAAATATAAAACTTGTCGCATTTGCTTTGTTTACAATGGTTCTTTCTCTTGGATTATCTTTTTTGCCTAGCATGGAAAATCAAAATAACAAAATAATTATTGCTGGAAAATTAGGTGTAGAACCTGAGATATTGATCAATATGTATAAAGAAATCATAACCAACAATAGCGATATCAAGGTTGAATTAAAGCCAAATTTTGGAAAAACTAGTTTTTTATATGAAGCCTTAAAATCAGGAGACATTGATATATATCCAGAGTTTAGCGGAACTGTTGTTAAAAGTTTGCTTAAAAAACAACCATTGACCTTATCAAATGATTCACAAGAAGTTTATGAGATGGCAAGAGATGGCGTAAAAGCTCAAGATGATTTGGCATTTTTAAAGCCTATGGAATTTCAAAATACATATGCTGTTGCTGTTAAGTCTAGTTTATCTAAAGAGTATAAGCTTAAAAATATATCAGACCTAAAAAGAGTTAGTGATAAATTTATTGCTGGATTTACTTTGGAATTTAACGACAGAAAAGATGGTAATTTGGGCTTAAAAACAGAGTATGGTCTGAATCTAAAAGTAAAAACGGTGGAGCCTGCATTAAGATATAAGGCTATTGAAAACGATGAGGTTCAAATCATTGATGCTTATTCAACCGATAGCGAGTTAAGGCAATATGACTTAGTTGTATTAAATGATGATAAAAAGATATTTCCACCGTATCAGGGGGCGCCACTTATCAAAGAAGATACACTTAAAAAATATCCGAAGCTAAAATCAATGCTTGAGCTTTTAGCCGGTCATATTAGCACAAAAGATATGAGTGATATGAACTATGATGTTAGAGTAAAAGGTCGTCTTGCTAAAGATGTCGCTAGAGAGTATTTAATAAAAAACAATTTGATAGACAAATAAGATTTTTATAAAAGCTAATTATCAAATTTAAGATTGATATTCTTTAAGATATCAATCTTTTTTGTTATTTAGTTTTGAGTATCTTTTTTTAGTTTGCTAAGTAGCTCTTCTATATTGTATTTCGCCCTGTATTCTGGTGTGAAAAGATGGATTAAAATATCTCCAAGGTCTATAACAACCCAATCATCAGAGCTTTCTATGTTTAAAAATTCTTCCCCATCAGGTTTTAGTTTTTCTTTTAATTCATCATTTAATGACATTGAGTGTCTTTGTCCAAGAGTAGTGGCTAGTACTACAAATTTAACAAAATACTCATCATCTCTCATATCAAAAGCTTGTATGTTTTCAGCTTTTTTCTCATCAAGTATGGATACTATTTTTTCAACTCTTGTTGATATATCTTGCATTATTTTCCTTTGTAAAATTTAATTATATCTTCTTTTATGTTATCATTAAGTAATTCATAGCCAATACCTTCTCTTATCTCAGATGAGCTTATGTGAACATCTGTGTTTATCTTTTGAAGATTTTTTGGTATTTCTATTTCATCTCTTTTTGCAACTATAAATTTAACTATATTTTTAAGCTCATTATAGTTGTGCCATGTGCTTAAATTTCTTATATGATCAGCCCCAAGCAATAGATAAAAATTTTCAGGGTTGTATTTTTCTTTTAGATAAATAGCTGTTTGTATCGTGGGAACTGGTCTTTTTTGTTCTATCTCAAAGTCTGAAATTTCAACGTTTTCAAGACTTCCCCAGATGGATTTTATCCATTTTAGTCTAACATCTGGCGGTGCTGAAAAATTTGCTTTAAATGGACTTATGAATGTCGGCATTATGATTAGTTTATCTATGTCAAGTTCATTTAGTGCCATTTTTACAATGCTATCGTGACCTAGGTGAGGAGGGTCAAAACTTCCACCAAATAGTGCCAAATTCAAATTAATTGCCTTTAATATATGTTTGTTTAATTTACATTTTTGTAAAATTGTCACGTATTATATCAAAAGGAAATAAGATGTCGATTAAAATGGCTATAAATGGTTTTGGGCGCATAGGAAGATGTGCTGCTCGTATTATTTTGGAAAGAAATGATGTTGAGTTGGTTGCTATAAATGATACTGCAACAAGGGATTTGACTAGGTATTTACTTAAATATGACAGTGTTCACGGTGAGTTCAAACATGATGTTAGAGTTTTAAATGATGATTATATAGAGGTTGATGGTAAAAAAATTAGAGTTTTTAGCACTAGAGATGTAAATGAGCTAGCTTTTTCAGATTTTGGTACAGATGTTGTACTTGAATGTACAGGTGCAAATTTAACAAGTGAGAAATGTGAAAAATTTATACAAAACGGGGTTGGTAAAGTTGTAATGTCAGCACCTGCTAAAGATGATACTCCAACTTTTGTTTATGGTGTAAACTCAGACTCTTATAAAGGTGAGGCTATTGTTTCAAATGCAAGTTGTACTACAAACTGCCTAGCCCCTGTGGCAAAGGTTTTAGATGATGCTTTTGGTATAGAAAAAGGTCTTATGACTACAATACACGCTTATACAAACGGACAAAGCATAGTTGATGCAAAATCAGCAAAAGATATAAGAAGGGGTAGAGCTGGTGCCGTAAATATAGGACCCACTACAACAGGTGCTGCAAAATCTATAGGGCTAGTGCTTCCACACTTAAAAGGCAAATTAAACGGCGTTAGTGTTCGTGTACCAACACCTAATGTTTCTATGGTTGATTTAGTTGCTACTCTTAAACAAAATTTAGACAAAGATGCACTAAATGAAGCTTTTTTAAAGGCCAGTGAGGGCGGACTTAAAGGCATACTTTTAGTTGATGAAGATAAGCGTGTTTCTAGTGATTTTATAGGTTGTGAGTATTCAAGTATAGTTATATCTGATATGTTACAAGTTATATGTGAAGATACTGTAAAAGTTCTTGCTTGGTATGATAATGAATGGGGCTATTCTGCTCGTTTGGTAGATATGGGTGTTTTAGCGGCTAAGTTTACAAAGGATAACAATTGAATGGTATAATTTCTATAAAAGATATAGATATAAGTGGCAAGAGAGTATTTATAAGATGTGATTTTAATGTCCCTATGGATGAGTTTGGAAATATTACAGATGATAGACGAATAGTTTCTGCCATACCTACTATAAAGTATTGTTTGGATCAGGGCTGTAGTGTTGTTTTAGCTTCTCATCTTGGTCGTCCAAAAAATGGCTTTGAAGAGAAATACTCAATGAAACCTGTTGTAAAAAGACTATCTAGGTTATTGCTTCCAGATGTTGGTTTTGCTAATGATGTTATTGGTTCTGACGCAAAAGATAAGGTCAGTAAATTAAAACCAGGAGAGGTTTTATTGCTTGAAAATTTGCGTTTTGAAAAAGGCGAAACCAAAAACGATGAAAACTTAGCAAAACAACTTAGTGAATTTGCTGATGTTTATATAAATGATGCTTTTGGTGTTTGTCATAGAGCCCATAGTTCAGTTGAGGCTATTGTTAGATTTTATGATGAAAATACTAAGGCAGCTGGATTTTTACTTCAAAAAGAGATTGAATTTGCACAAAAATTAATAAAACAGCCTTCAAGACCATTTGTTGCTGTTGTTGGTGGTAGCAAGGTAAGTGGAAAGCTACAAGCTTTGACAAATTTATTGCCAAGGGTTGACAAACTTATAATAGGTGGCGGCATGGCATTTACATTTTTAAAAGCTCTTGGTTATGATATAGGAAATTCTCTTCTTGAAGAGGAATTAATAGATGAAGCAAAAAATATCTTGACAAAAGGAAAAGCTCTTGGTGTTAAAATTTATTTACCAGTGGATGTTGTAGCTGCTCAGACATTTTCTGCTGATAGCGCTATTAAGTTTGTAACCGCTCAAGAGATACCTGCTGGATGGATGGGACTTGATATAGGACCTGCTAGCACAAGGCTTTTTAGACTCGCAATAGCTGATGCTCAGACTATATGGTGGAATGGACCTATGGGTGTTTTTGAGATGGACAAATTTTGTAAAGGTAGCATAAAAATGAGTCATGCTATAGCTGAAAGTCATGCTACTACGGTTGTTGGTGGTGGAGATACGGCTGATGTTGCTCAGCGTGCTGGTGATGCTGATGAGATGACATTTATATCAACTGGCGGTGGTGCTAGTTTAGAACTTATAGAAGGAAAAGAGCTTCCTGGCGTAAAACCTTTAAGAAAGAAGGATGATGAATGAAATTTTTTGCAAATTTAAAATCAAATCACACAAGAAAAAGTTTCTCTGAATATGTAAAAAACATAGAAAAAAATTTACAAACTCAAGAGGTTGTTGTATATCCTCCATTTACTGCACTTGATTGCTCTTTATCAAAAAAAATAAAAATAGGAGCTCAAAATTTTTATCCAGCTCAGAGTGGGTCTTTTACTGGTGAGATAACATCACTTATGCTTGATGAGTTTGAAATAAAAAATGTTATTATTGGGCATAGCGAAAGAAGAGAACTTGGTGAAAATGAAGATTTGTTAAAATCTAAATTTAATTTTGCAAAAGAAAAAAATTGGGAAATAGTTTATTGTATTGGTGAGAATTTAGATACTTTTGAAAACAAAAAGACAAAAGAATTTTTAAGCAAACAGCTTGAAAGTATTGATTTGGAATATGAAAAACTAACAATAGCTTATGAGCCTATATGGGCTATAGGAACTGGTAAGAGCGCTAGCGCAGGGCAGATAGAAGAAATTTTGGATTTTATAAGAACTAAAACTAATGCTGATTTGCTGTATGGTGGAAGTGTAAATTTAAGTAATATCTTAGAAATTTCAAAGATACAAAACTGCCAAGGCGTTCTTGTCGGCACTGCTAGTTGGGATGCTGATAACTTTATAAAATTAATAAAATCTGTTTGCTAAAAAAGGAAATAAATATGATAATGAATGGTAAAAAGGGTCTTATAGTAGGTATTGCAAATAACAAATCAATTGCTTATGGAATAGCTAAAGCTTGTAAAGAACAGGGTGCTGAGCTTGCTTTTACATTTTTAAATGATTCTATAAAAAAGAGATTAGAGCCTATAGCTAGTGAGCTTGGATCAAATTTTATATACGAGCTTGATATAAATAATGATGAGCATTTAAAAAATCTTGCTCCGATGATAGAAAAAGAGTTTGGAAAGATTGATTTTGTTGTTCATGCTGTCGCTTATGCGCCAAAAGATGCTTTGTCTGATGATTTTATAAATACTACAAAAGAGGCTTTTGAAATTACTATGAATACATCTGTGTATTCTTTATTAAGCTTGACAAAGTCAGTGCTTCCTATCTTAAATGATAATGGCTCTATTCTTACCCTTAGTTATCTTGGTGGTGTTAGATTTGTTCCACATTATAACATTATGGGCGTTGCAAAAGCAGCTCTTGAAAGTTCTGTAAAATATCTAGCGCATGATTTGGGTAAGAAAAATATACGTGTAAATGCAATAAGTGCTGGACCAATCAAAACACTTGCCGCAAGTGGAATAGGTGACTTTCGTATGATTTTAAAATACAATGAAGCCAATGCTCCTTTAAAACGCAATACAACAATAGATGATGTTGGTAAAAGTGGAATGTATCTTTTAAGCGACCTTGCCAGTGGTGTTACTGGTGAGATTCACTATGTTGATTGTGGATACAATATAATGGGAATGACTGATGTTGCACAAGATGGCGACTGATTTAGAAAAAAATAAGTAGGAAAATTTCCTACTTATTAAAATGATATATGCATATTTAGTGCTATTATACATAGTATAAGCGCCATAGGAACATATAAATATCTTCCTATGCTATGCCATAAAAGACCTTGCTTGTTATCTGTTCCTGTGTTTATCTCTTCTAGAATTTCATCTTTTTTGATAATCCAAAACCAAGATATAGCACCTATAACAGCTCCGATAGGTATTATATAAATAGATACAAAATCCATCCAAGGACCCCAAGTTGTTATATCTTGCATTGTTACCCCTATACCAAAGCATATAATACACAATGCGATTAAAATAGGAGTTCTTTTTATTTTTGGAAATTTGTGCATTATAGACTCAGCAACCGCTTCTAGCATATTTTGTAAAGATGATATCCCTCCAAAAATAACAGCTGTAAATAAAATAATAGCAAATATTTGCCCACCAGGCATATCTTGTAAAATTTTAGGCAGTGTAACAAATAAAAGCCCGGGACCACCTGCTGGATTCATGCTATATGCAAAAACAGCTGGTATCATAACTAAAGCCGCAACAGTGGCTGCTACCGTATCAAATATAGCTGTTTTTTTAGCCGAATCAACAACATCTTCATCTTTTGATAAATATGATCCATAAACTATCATTCCAGAACCTGTTATCGATAGTGAGAAAAATGCTTGACCCATAGCCGATACCCATACCATTGGCTCTTTTAGTTTTTGCCAGTCAGCTTTAAATAAAAATTTATATCCATCAATAGCATTGTCCAAAAACGAAACCCTGATAGCTAGTATTATAAAGAGTATAAAAAACAGGGGCATCATTATTTTATTTGTTTTTTCTATACTTTTTGCACCAAAAAAAAGAGTAAGAAGTGTGCCTGCTATCACTATAAAGTGAAAAGGAACTACAGAATATTTTGTTAGTGCAAACGACTCAAACCAAGTATTTATATCAACACTCATAAGCGAGCCATCTATTGATTGATATAATGCCTTTAAAACATAGGCTATTATAACAGCATATCCTATTGCTATACACATAGAACCAGTCAGTGGCAACCAGCCTATTATTTTTCCTATTTTTTTAAATCCTCTTGAATTCCAAGCATATTCATATGAACCTAGTGTTCCTGTTTTTGCTCTTCTTCCTATTGCATATTCGGCTGATAATCCAACATATGAAAAAATAAGTACAAACAATAGATATATAAGGAAAAATACTCCACCTCCGTTTGTGCCTACTTTATAAGAAAAACCCCAAACATTTGCCATGCCGACAGCAGAGCCAACACAAGCTATAATAAAAGCCCAACGAGATGTAAAACCAACCTTTTGCACATCAATCCTTTTAAGTTATTAATGTATCTGATTATACTTTTTAAAACTTTAATGCTTCTTAATTATTTTGTTATGCTTTTGATATTATTTATATAATAATTTGGATAAAATAAAATTTTACAACTAAGGATTAAAATTGGAATTATCTTTAAAAAAACTAGCAATACCTATATTTTTTGATATATTTTTGCATTTTATAACTCTTGTTATCAATACCTATATGGTTTCTAAGGTTAGTATAGGTCTTGTTGGTTCTATGGGTGCTGGAAATCAAGTCATGGATTTTTTTATGGCTATTTTTAGCTTTTTAAGTGTTGGGTGTTCTATAGTTGTAGCACAAGCAATAGGAGCAAAAAAATTAAAATTAGCAAGAGAAATAATACATACAACCATAAGTTTTAATACAATTTTGGGTATCTTTTTTGCCTGTTTTGTGTATTTTTTTGGATTTGAAATTTTAGATATTTTAAATATCCCAGATGAGTTAAGAAATGAAAGCCACACCTATCTTCATATGCTTGGTATAGCTCTTTGTTTTGATGGTATAGGTATGACATTAGCGTCTATTTTAAGAGTTTATAACCGTGCTTTTTTGGTTATGTTTGTATCTTTTGTTATGAATATAATAACTCTTATTGGAAATGCTATTGTTCTTTTTGGATTGATAGATGGATTTGATTATGGGCTTTATGGTGTTGCTGTTTCTACTATAATAGGGCGATTTGTTGGAGTTTTATTGCTTATATTTATTTTATATAAGATAGCAAAGATAAGAATTTATATAAGTAGATTGTTTGTTTTGTCATTTGATAAATTAAAGATGATTTTAAAAATAGGGCTTCCTAGTGCTGGAGAGCATCTTCTTTGGCTTGGTCAGTATATGGTAGCTTTTTCATTTGTCGCTAGTATGGGATCTAATGAGCTTTCTGTTCAGACTATTTTTATGCAACTTACGCTTTTATTGCTTCTTTGTGGTGCTAGTATAAGTATGGCAAATGAGGTTATTGTTGGTCGTTTGATTGGATCTAAGGAGTTTGATAGGGCTTATACCCATACTTTCAGGTCTTTAAAAATAGGAATTTTATTTACGATAATAGCTGTTATGATTGTTTTTATTTTAAAAGATAAAATTATGTTTGAGTTTGGGTTAAGTGATGAGCTTAAAAGTATAATGTTACCTTTGTTTTTTCTATCCATAGTCCTTGAAGTCGGCAGGACATTTAATATAGTTATAGTAAATGCATTGCGTGCTACAGGCGATGCAAATTTTCCGTTTATTACCGGTTTTATATTTATGTGGTGTGTTAGTTTACCACTGGGGTATTTTTTAGGTATATATCTTAAATTTGGGATAATTGGTATTTGGCTTGGCTTTTTGGCTGATGAGTGGCTTAGAGGTATTGTAAATACATTGCATTTTAGAAGTAGAAAATGGCAATCAAAACGACTTGTGTAAACTTTTGTGATTTTGTTGTAGAGCTAAAATTTAAATCAAATGTCAAATATCTTAGACTAAAAATAGACAATAATGCAAAAATAACTTGTTCTTTACCGTATAAAACAACAAATAAAAGGGCTATGGAATTTTTAAATGAAAATAGACAATGGCTTATTGATACACATAAAAAAGTAGTTTTAAAAAAAATTAAAGATGATGAGTTTTATTATCTTGGTGAAATATATAAGATAAAAATAGATCAAAATATAAAAGAGATTTTGTTTAAAGATAATGAAATTTTTATAAAAGATAAAAAAATGCTTGAAAATTTTAAAAGAGAAAAATTTCAAGAAATTTCATATTTTTTTATAGATAAATTTATGCCTTTTATAAATAGAAAAATAAATCATGTAAGTATAAAAAACATGAATACAAGGTGGGGAAGTTGTAATCATAAAAAAGGCTATATTAATCTAAATTTAAAACTCATCCATAAAAAAATAGAGCTTATAGAATATGTAGTTTTGCATGAATTAACTCATCTTATATATCCAAATCATAAAATGGAATTTTATAAATTTATTGAAAATATAATGCCTGATTTTAGACAAAGAGAAAAGAGTTTAAAAAATATTTAAACCTTTATTTTTTAGTATTAATATGTTTAAGTTTGATAATTTTAATTTATATTATTTTTTATGATGTTTATTAATTTGTGATTGTAGAGTTGCAAAAAGTAACTCTACATCCAATCAAGTACCTTTGTTATATCTTTTGTGTAAAAGCATTTTAACCCTTGTGTTTCAAGTGGTTTTGTAGGTATTATTGCGTTTTTAAATTTTTGCGTTTTTGCCTCTTTTAGGCGTTGGTCTATGTTAAATACATCTCTTATTTCGCCGTTTAAACTAAGTTCTCCTATAAATACACTCTCTTTGCTGATAGGTCTATTTCTAAAACTTGATATTATTGCTGCAACTACAGCTAAATCAGCTGCCGTT
This genomic window contains:
- a CDS encoding M48 family metallopeptidase, coding for MAIKTTCVNFCDFVVELKFKSNVKYLRLKIDNNAKITCSLPYKTTNKRAMEFLNENRQWLIDTHKKVVLKKIKDDEFYYLGEIYKIKIDQNIKEILFKDNEIFIKDKKMLENFKREKFQEISYFFIDKFMPFINRKINHVSIKNMNTRWGSCNHKKGYINLNLKLIHKKIELIEYVVLHELTHLIYPNHKMEFYKFIENIMPDFRQREKSLKNI
- the rsfS gene encoding ribosome silencing factor, which translates into the protein MQDISTRVEKIVSILDEKKAENIQAFDMRDDEYFVKFVVLATTLGQRHSMSLNDELKEKLKPDGEEFLNIESSDDWVVIDLGDILIHLFTPEYRAKYNIEELLSKLKKDTQN
- the gap gene encoding type I glyceraldehyde-3-phosphate dehydrogenase produces the protein MSIKMAINGFGRIGRCAARIILERNDVELVAINDTATRDLTRYLLKYDSVHGEFKHDVRVLNDDYIEVDGKKIRVFSTRDVNELAFSDFGTDVVLECTGANLTSEKCEKFIQNGVGKVVMSAPAKDDTPTFVYGVNSDSYKGEAIVSNASCTTNCLAPVAKVLDDAFGIEKGLMTTIHAYTNGQSIVDAKSAKDIRRGRAGAVNIGPTTTGAAKSIGLVLPHLKGKLNGVSVRVPTPNVSMVDLVATLKQNLDKDALNEAFLKASEGGLKGILLVDEDKRVSSDFIGCEYSSIVISDMLQVICEDTVKVLAWYDNEWGYSARLVDMGVLAAKFTKDNN
- a CDS encoding sodium-dependent transporter; protein product: MQKVGFTSRWAFIIACVGSAVGMANVWGFSYKVGTNGGGVFFLIYLLFVLIFSYVGLSAEYAIGRRAKTGTLGSYEYAWNSRGFKKIGKIIGWLPLTGSMCIAIGYAVIIAYVLKALYQSIDGSLMSVDINTWFESFALTKYSVVPFHFIVIAGTLLTLFFGAKSIEKTNKIMMPLFFILFIILAIRVSFLDNAIDGYKFLFKADWQKLKEPMVWVSAMGQAFFSLSITGSGMIVYGSYLSKDEDVVDSAKKTAIFDTVAATVAALVMIPAVFAYSMNPAGGPGLLFVTLPKILQDMPGGQIFAIILFTAVIFGGISSLQNMLEAVAESIMHKFPKIKRTPILIALCIICFGIGVTMQDITTWGPWMDFVSIYIIPIGAVIGAISWFWIIKKDEILEEINTGTDNKQGLLWHSIGRYLYVPMALILCIIALNMHISF
- a CDS encoding MATE family efflux transporter, which codes for MELSLKKLAIPIFFDIFLHFITLVINTYMVSKVSIGLVGSMGAGNQVMDFFMAIFSFLSVGCSIVVAQAIGAKKLKLAREIIHTTISFNTILGIFFACFVYFFGFEILDILNIPDELRNESHTYLHMLGIALCFDGIGMTLASILRVYNRAFLVMFVSFVMNIITLIGNAIVLFGLIDGFDYGLYGVAVSTIIGRFVGVLLLIFILYKIAKIRIYISRLFVLSFDKLKMILKIGLPSAGEHLLWLGQYMVAFSFVASMGSNELSVQTIFMQLTLLLLLCGASISMANEVIVGRLIGSKEFDRAYTHTFRSLKIGILFTIIAVMIVFILKDKIMFEFGLSDELKSIMLPLFFLSIVLEVGRTFNIVIVNALRATGDANFPFITGFIFMWCVSLPLGYFLGIYLKFGIIGIWLGFLADEWLRGIVNTLHFRSRKWQSKRLV
- the nadD gene encoding nicotinate (nicotinamide) nucleotide adenylyltransferase; this translates as MNLALFGGSFDPPHLGHDSIVKMALNELDIDKLIIMPTFISPFKANFSAPPDVRLKWIKSIWGSLENVEISDFEIEQKRPVPTIQTAIYLKEKYNPENFYLLLGADHIRNLSTWHNYNELKNIVKFIVAKRDEIEIPKNLQKINTDVHISSSEIREGIGYELLNDNIKEDIIKFYKGK
- a CDS encoding ABC transporter permease/substrate-binding protein is translated as MNDLIITFNERKFELFDAVLEHLQISLSSLLIAIAIAVPLAIVISSNKKITEIVLQVTGIFQTIPSLALLGLFIPLFGIGAVPAVIALVVYSIFPIVQNTITGLNEINPSLKEAAEAFGMTKWEKLKKFELAIAMPVIISGIQTAAVMIIGTATLAALIGAGGLGRFVLLGIDRNNTSLILIGAISSALLAILFSIGIRFLRKQNIKLVAFALFTMVLSLGLSFLPSMENQNNKIIIAGKLGVEPEILINMYKEIITNNSDIKVELKPNFGKTSFLYEALKSGDIDIYPEFSGTVVKSLLKKQPLTLSNDSQEVYEMARDGVKAQDDLAFLKPMEFQNTYAVAVKSSLSKEYKLKNISDLKRVSDKFIAGFTLEFNDRKDGNLGLKTEYGLNLKVKTVEPALRYKAIENDEVQIIDAYSTDSELRQYDLVVLNDDKKIFPPYQGAPLIKEDTLKKYPKLKSMLELLAGHISTKDMSDMNYDVRVKGRLAKDVAREYLIKNNLIDK
- the fabI gene encoding enoyl-ACP reductase FabI, which codes for MIMNGKKGLIVGIANNKSIAYGIAKACKEQGAELAFTFLNDSIKKRLEPIASELGSNFIYELDINNDEHLKNLAPMIEKEFGKIDFVVHAVAYAPKDALSDDFINTTKEAFEITMNTSVYSLLSLTKSVLPILNDNGSILTLSYLGGVRFVPHYNIMGVAKAALESSVKYLAHDLGKKNIRVNAISAGPIKTLAASGIGDFRMILKYNEANAPLKRNTTIDDVGKSGMYLLSDLASGVTGEIHYVDCGYNIMGMTDVAQDGD
- a CDS encoding phosphoglycerate kinase, whose amino-acid sequence is MNGIISIKDIDISGKRVFIRCDFNVPMDEFGNITDDRRIVSAIPTIKYCLDQGCSVVLASHLGRPKNGFEEKYSMKPVVKRLSRLLLPDVGFANDVIGSDAKDKVSKLKPGEVLLLENLRFEKGETKNDENLAKQLSEFADVYINDAFGVCHRAHSSVEAIVRFYDENTKAAGFLLQKEIEFAQKLIKQPSRPFVAVVGGSKVSGKLQALTNLLPRVDKLIIGGGMAFTFLKALGYDIGNSLLEEELIDEAKNILTKGKALGVKIYLPVDVVAAQTFSADSAIKFVTAQEIPAGWMGLDIGPASTRLFRLAIADAQTIWWNGPMGVFEMDKFCKGSIKMSHAIAESHATTVVGGGDTADVAQRAGDADEMTFISTGGGASLELIEGKELPGVKPLRKKDDE
- a CDS encoding triose-phosphate isomerase, giving the protein MKFFANLKSNHTRKSFSEYVKNIEKNLQTQEVVVYPPFTALDCSLSKKIKIGAQNFYPAQSGSFTGEITSLMLDEFEIKNVIIGHSERRELGENEDLLKSKFNFAKEKNWEIVYCIGENLDTFENKKTKEFLSKQLESIDLEYEKLTIAYEPIWAIGTGKSASAGQIEEILDFIRTKTNADLLYGGSVNLSNILEISKIQNCQGVLVGTASWDADNFIKLIKSVC